A window of Gossypium raimondii isolate GPD5lz chromosome 7, ASM2569854v1, whole genome shotgun sequence genomic DNA:
tgtaaactgaaaaagttgaaaatatatatatatttttaattttatataaatagacTTGAATTGAAACCCATCTAAATGCAAAAatgttcttttatttcaataattttcaaacatcAAACTTTTCACCCTAGTTCAAATCcatttaaatatatgaatttttattttgattatgatccttttattatagaaaaattacgtACTAGAcatgttttcatgtttttattattgaaattaaaattttatttttatttagcaaACAtgcttttcaatttaaaattaaaattaaattttagtttttaaaatgaaaataaaaaatattttagaaactAAATGGAGCCTCAAGACTTTATTTGGTTTTAggaaatatatgtatttttcattttcttgaaaaatggaaaatattatagaaaacATGGTTAAAAAAGGtttttaaaaagtgaaaaaatataaattataaactaataaaaattttgttttcattatcTTACTGAAAACacattataaaactaaaaaaaatagagtttaaaaCGCCTTATTAAATCTATTATCTTGGTtgaattcatataaatataaaaagttaaaattttctcatattatcattattgaaaacaaatctttttttctattttaccaaatgcatttttaattactaaataatataaacaatatatacTCAAACAACTATCATCAGAATTAACTATTACAAAGTACATTGTGCTAAAAATTGCaagatatcaaaatctaaattctGGGGCAAAGGAAAGGGTAGGCAAGGCCTCGCgtcccctaaaataaaaatttttgcttttagtttttgaagttttataaatttttaaataaataaatggtaaaattttagtctaacccttcaaaaatgataaaattttgattttatcctcttaaaaactataaagattTGTATCAATCAAGTGGTGAAATTGCAATTTAACTTTCATAACATATATACCCAATCTCACCCTCCTCCCGAGAAAAATTTCTGACTTCACCCCTACCTAAATTGTAAACTCACACAAAGTGAAAACTGGAACTAAAAAACTTATAACCTCTACCATACATGTAAGCTACTACGTCAGATTGAATAATACACACATTTGTAAGTAGGCAAAGTTGAAATGTTTTGGAATTATATAGTTGGAATGGTAGCTGCAATCAATACTTTTTAAAACAGAGCCCTCACTACTTACTTTCTCTTAGGAGGAACTTTTCTGCGGATAAGAAACAATGCACGTTGCCAGTGTTATCAAGGCTTTTCTATCTCCCACTGAGATTCTAAGCTATAAATAAACGGAGTTTGGCCAACACAGGATATTATAGAAAAGGTGACATTTTATAAACACACCTAGCTAGCAGGCTAGCTATAACAGCTTCTATATGGAGGGCTCATCTTTAAGAGTTAGAAAAGGTGCATGGACTGAAGAAGAAGACCTTCTTCTTAAGAAATGTATTGAGAAATATGGTGAAGGGAAATGGCATCAAGTGCCTGCTAGAGCTGGTaaacacacacatacacacaatgggtttttttttttttttttacatattgtaatttttgtgatgatgagccaaaaaaaaaaaaggggttaaaAGACTTAAAGTGCAGGCTTGAATCGTTGCCGGAAAAGCTGTAGACTGCGGTGGCTAAATTATTTGAAGCCTAATATCAAGAGAGGACATTTTGCTGCTGATGAAGTTGACCTCATTATTCGCCTCCATAACCTCCTAGGTAATAGGTAAGTCAATATTCTAATTCCAATTATTCCATCATTCTTACAGTTATTCATGTCTTTACGTTAAAATATCAGCTCAAAAATATAACGCGCAATGTATtcgaaataatatattaaacaataaatatatatctatCGTATTTTTTGGTTAGatttaatgtgttaaaaacTAATCTTTGGAATTTTAATGGTATGCTACTTTTATCTTCTACCATATCAATTCCAACTATCTATacaaaagtttataatttaatcccaaTATTTTTGAAAGGTTAAAATGTATTCTAAAGTATATGAATTTTTCGTAATTTGAAATATAGATcccttacttttattttaaagaatttagtGTCCCTAtttatcaaaaacaaaacaaaaaaatccaaTGTAAACAACTTTGAagttctttttgttaaaatgcaCGTCAATACTAAacaatgttatattttttattacatgattatCAAGTGagcattttttaatttcaaaatgtcataatagcaaatttgatagaaaacttttaaagtggagttaacaattaaatttgaaatttgaaaatgaaaatatagactaaaaataaacctaaagagatttaatttcaaattgacAAAGAGTAGAATAACttaaaagcatattttaattgtttgtaaATTGGTCTTAGTAAAATCCAGATataaattattcttaaaagagtttgaatttttatttataaatgagAAAGTTACTATGTTACgtataatttcatgaaattaaatttaatcttttataaataatccaaagatggtaaaataataatattgttacCTCGTATCACAAGCCCTACTTAACTTCTCAAGTCTCTTAAATCCATTCCAACTCGCgacttttaaagtaaataaaaaacattttagaattgaattaaattatgaatttttaaattaaaatataattatattatattaatttatgattatacaattttaaaatgatttagcTATCGATAATATTACTAAGTAATCCAA
This region includes:
- the LOC105789158 gene encoding transcription factor MYB114 isoform X2, yielding MEGSSLRVRKGAWTEEEDLLLKKCIEKYGEGKWHQVPARAGLNRCRKSCRLRWLNYLKPNIKRGHFAADEVDLIIRLHNLLGNRWSLIAGRLPGRTANDVKNYWNTHLLKKNIDTFTKTSNPKSYQLKSNTKKQATTWYWLTAVTTTVDTVSLTMMRSCGGKI